A single window of Thalassoroseus pseudoceratinae DNA harbors:
- a CDS encoding uroporphyrinogen decarboxylase/cobalamine-independent methonine synthase family protein — MPKPAEGSPWKWGVGADVTAPTASDPTLGRGLFTQPEQQLRHRVEALLNAGEIESAVKLMSAHKRDDFPPHWDPPPRIGYGETKPELLAVVEALIVLNPKGWVEEQYWEKFHGRTSQGYGFRYYWRRLDQERWDRHLEILENLPENATILTDQREALLSLLSEGADNSSMTDSQQDRLRQLLGVEKKESKEEPAETSAPDDSAALEENAP; from the coding sequence GTGCCAAAGCCGGCGGAAGGATCGCCGTGGAAGTGGGGTGTCGGTGCCGACGTTACTGCGCCGACAGCTTCCGATCCAACACTGGGACGCGGGCTTTTCACCCAACCGGAGCAACAACTTCGTCACCGCGTCGAGGCATTGCTGAACGCGGGAGAAATCGAGTCCGCGGTGAAACTTATGTCTGCCCACAAACGGGATGATTTTCCCCCGCACTGGGATCCGCCGCCACGTATTGGTTACGGGGAAACCAAGCCTGAACTGCTGGCAGTGGTCGAAGCCCTGATCGTATTGAACCCAAAGGGTTGGGTTGAAGAACAATACTGGGAGAAATTCCATGGTCGGACCAGCCAAGGCTATGGCTTTCGCTACTATTGGAGAAGGTTGGATCAAGAACGATGGGACCGGCATCTTGAGATTCTGGAAAACCTACCGGAGAACGCTACGATTCTCACCGATCAACGGGAGGCTTTGTTATCGCTGCTTTCCGAGGGTGCTGATAATTCCTCAATGACCGATTCTCAACAAGACCGGCTTCGCCAACTTTTGGGAGTCGAGAAGAAGGAATCGAAAGAAGAGCCAGCTGAGACTTCAGCACCAGACGACTCAGCAGCACTTGAGGAAAACGCACCTTGA
- a CDS encoding transposase has translation MVLRLIDDEDFTVAQWTLLTNVDSSEVSAQMVAYWYYRRWQIESFFKLLKSYGQELEHSESLVRLQFSLNPLGPLNHNLLLGILVLDKVVSD, from the coding sequence GTGGTACTGCGATTGATCGATGACGAGGATTTCACTGTCGCCCAATGGACGCTCTTAACGAACGTGGATTCGTCTGAGGTTTCTGCCCAGATGGTAGCGTACTGGTACTATCGCCGGTGGCAAATCGAGTCGTTCTTCAAGCTGCTCAAAAGTTACGGCCAAGAGCTTGAGCATTCTGAGTCACTCGTCCGTCTGCAGTTCTCTCTCAATCCGCTCGGCCCGCTGAACCACAATCTTCTGCTTGGCATCCTCGTTCTTGATAAGGTTGTTTCGGATTAG
- a CDS encoding glycosyl hydrolase family 28-related protein produces MKSADGLTSKNNIWFLLSTALVLVLLGISPVHAARFDITDYGATAGDESDDTAAIVRTMQVCATVGGGEVFVPAGTFIVSRQGAESPILEIPSNTTLRGEGAASTLKFDPKVNQSNFWRMLGAGSQDCRNVTIRDLHLDGSNTFTFYEPGKTPEHNHGIFFYRQEGVIENVTVRDCLIENFSGDCVGLGPGCRNMTIRNVTVRNFVRQGIQMAGGNGARDYLVTGCQDLEGDVRPGGSTIHVEHARGLENVIITDNRCRKSILAGGVDGIIIRDNIISGRLVGNGNSNAIVQGNLVRGTQRGSYVVQLGFTDGLLLKDNLISSSHTESGGLYVWGASRYNPSPSQNVTVTGNVIRVPGRGVFLNGVHDALIRNNLIKNEDAKQKIVVQRAERIERELQTDE; encoded by the coding sequence ATGAAGTCCGCAGACGGCCTGACATCGAAAAACAATATTTGGTTCCTACTATCGACGGCATTGGTCTTGGTTCTATTGGGAATCTCACCTGTCCACGCAGCACGGTTCGACATCACTGATTACGGCGCGACGGCCGGTGACGAGTCCGATGACACCGCGGCAATTGTACGAACCATGCAGGTGTGTGCGACGGTCGGCGGAGGCGAGGTGTTTGTTCCCGCCGGCACGTTTATCGTTTCGCGGCAGGGGGCGGAGAGCCCGATTCTGGAGATCCCATCCAATACAACGCTACGCGGCGAGGGGGCCGCTTCAACCCTGAAATTTGATCCGAAAGTGAATCAGTCGAACTTCTGGCGTATGCTAGGGGCTGGTTCCCAAGACTGCCGTAACGTTACGATCCGCGACCTGCACCTGGACGGCAGCAACACGTTCACCTTCTACGAGCCCGGCAAGACGCCCGAACATAATCACGGCATCTTTTTTTACCGCCAGGAAGGCGTGATCGAGAATGTGACCGTTCGTGATTGTCTGATCGAGAACTTTAGCGGCGACTGCGTTGGACTAGGGCCGGGCTGTCGCAACATGACGATCCGCAACGTCACAGTACGCAATTTCGTGCGTCAGGGTATTCAGATGGCTGGGGGCAACGGAGCCCGCGATTACCTCGTGACCGGTTGCCAGGACTTAGAGGGAGACGTTCGGCCTGGCGGCTCCACAATTCATGTCGAGCACGCACGGGGGCTAGAAAACGTCATCATTACCGATAACCGCTGTCGCAAATCGATCCTCGCCGGCGGGGTCGACGGGATCATCATTCGAGACAACATTATCTCAGGCCGCTTGGTGGGAAACGGGAACTCCAATGCCATCGTGCAAGGCAACCTCGTGCGTGGTACCCAAAGGGGTAGCTACGTAGTGCAACTAGGCTTCACCGACGGCCTGCTCCTGAAAGACAACCTTATCTCCAGCTCACATACCGAGAGCGGGGGGCTCTATGTTTGGGGTGCATCACGCTACAACCCGTCCCCTAGCCAGAACGTGACCGTGACTGGCAATGTGATCCGAGTCCCCGGACGCGGCGTGTTTCTCAACGGCGTTCACGATGCCCTAATCCGAAACAACCTTATCAAGAACGAGGATGCCAAGCAGAAGATTGTGGTTCAGCGGGCCGAGCGGATTGAGAGAGAACTGCAGACGGACGAGTGA
- a CDS encoding DUF1501 domain-containing protein, with amino-acid sequence MAFAEVGQSGYDTHADNFEGHKSLVPPMGHAWVALLDDLEDRGLLALVWRWRTVEHNGVDRREI; translated from the coding sequence GTGGCTTTCGCGGAAGTCGGACAAAGCGGGTACGACACGCACGCCGATAATTTCGAAGGTCACAAGTCGCTGGTCCCTCCGATGGGCCATGCTTGGGTCGCTCTGCTCGATGACTTGGAAGATCGCGGATTGCTGGCGCTGGTGTGGCGGTGGCGGACGGTTGAACACAACGGGGTGGACCGCCGCGAGATTTGA
- a CDS encoding DUF1501 domain-containing protein, with amino-acid sequence MDRFCPSHEHLSRRSSLKASLATGGANSIMNWGGLFHSDAHANEVTQNNKRCILFWLNGGCSQFETIDMKVGRPTGGVFREISTNLPGVRVCELMPNIAQRMNKLTVIRSMRTSQIDHPSGIYLMHTGWSQTANTRFPESGCGFRGSRTKRVRHARR; translated from the coding sequence ATGGATCGCTTTTGCCCGTCGCACGAACATCTCAGTCGTCGATCGTCATTGAAAGCCTCCCTAGCGACTGGTGGGGCGAACTCTATCATGAACTGGGGCGGGTTGTTTCATTCCGACGCCCACGCGAACGAAGTCACGCAGAACAACAAGCGTTGTATTCTGTTTTGGTTGAATGGGGGCTGCAGTCAATTTGAAACTATTGACATGAAAGTCGGACGGCCCACCGGTGGCGTGTTCCGGGAAATCTCGACCAACTTGCCCGGAGTGCGAGTCTGCGAATTGATGCCCAACATCGCCCAGCGGATGAACAAGCTGACGGTCATTCGTTCTATGCGAACGTCTCAGATCGATCATCCCAGCGGGATTTATCTGATGCATACCGGGTGGTCCCAGACGGCCAATACCCGGTTCCCGGAAAGCGGGTGTGGCTTTCGCGGAAGTCGGACAAAGCGGGTACGACACGCACGCCGATAA
- a CDS encoding tyrosine-type recombinase/integrase, which produces MKAVLETKPRSGREIFHGPRGGKLKPDTVLNILKRDVLRPLAERLSNGVTPRIDEGGVHSFRHYFCSVSASSGVPEQIVMRRLGHSSSEMVQRYYHLHDEEAKRQMSRLNFLEISGGRSAGTND; this is translated from the coding sequence CTGAAGGCTGTCCTCGAAACGAAGCCCCGCAGCGGTCGCGAGATTTTCCACGGGCCACGCGGCGGGAAATTGAAACCGGACACGGTCCTTAATATTCTCAAGCGAGACGTGCTTCGTCCGCTGGCCGAAAGATTGTCCAATGGCGTCACCCCGCGGATCGACGAGGGCGGCGTCCATTCATTCCGGCACTATTTCTGTTCGGTGTCCGCCAGCAGCGGGGTCCCCGAACAAATCGTGATGCGAAGGCTGGGACATTCCAGCAGCGAAATGGTCCAACGTTATTATCATTTGCATGACGAAGAAGCGAAGCGGCAAATGAGCCGACTGAACTTCCTTGAGATTTCCGGCGGACGTTCCGCCGGCACGAATGATTGA
- a CDS encoding PP2C family protein-serine/threonine phosphatase, translating to MRILVAWHDPAEAELLSLYLNLDESSAEITSDLDDFWAKLGSGTPWDIVLLPTDRPDDSTAMSVFQQVRKTRPDLPIVGACHMETMFQLAGFLGQGLRAYVVRDQAGDFMFLLQATLQGVVEAVKAERERIISAKLREEIESVRKLQESIMPRDLRSPDGYRICGRYESSQLQVIGGTPVVLAGGDYYDVFEAPNNETIVLLGDAAGHGMKACISIMAMHTLIRMILDRRYKDTAAFVESVNRHLCEQTMVGESEGFITMLFGLLKSQTNEFQWTSAGHPLPLLHRLDENTVEPMGTMDDGGMPLGIISECDYEWKSIEVPPRSRIILYTDGLEEAFPAEKQDTHGQFGQAGIMRTVKECRDKPLDETLDVLFNASNAFTEGAGRHDDTSVLLIERGDA from the coding sequence ATGCGTATTCTTGTCGCGTGGCACGATCCGGCCGAAGCGGAGTTGCTCAGCCTTTACTTGAACCTCGACGAATCCAGTGCCGAGATCACTTCCGATCTCGATGATTTCTGGGCGAAATTGGGGTCTGGCACACCTTGGGATATCGTGTTGTTGCCGACCGATCGCCCGGACGACTCCACTGCCATGTCTGTTTTCCAGCAGGTCCGCAAAACCCGGCCGGATCTTCCGATCGTCGGTGCGTGTCATATGGAAACGATGTTCCAGCTGGCCGGTTTTCTCGGGCAGGGTTTGCGGGCCTACGTGGTTCGTGACCAAGCTGGGGACTTCATGTTCTTGCTTCAGGCGACTTTGCAAGGAGTCGTTGAAGCGGTGAAGGCCGAGCGGGAACGTATCATTTCTGCGAAGCTGCGGGAGGAGATCGAGTCGGTTCGGAAGCTGCAAGAGTCCATCATGCCTCGCGATCTTCGCAGCCCGGATGGCTACCGGATCTGTGGCCGGTACGAATCTTCGCAGTTGCAAGTGATCGGCGGAACGCCCGTCGTGCTGGCTGGGGGCGATTATTACGATGTTTTCGAAGCTCCGAACAACGAAACCATTGTGCTGCTCGGCGATGCCGCCGGTCATGGTATGAAAGCGTGTATCTCCATCATGGCGATGCACACGTTGATTCGGATGATTCTCGATCGTCGCTACAAAGACACGGCCGCATTCGTGGAGTCCGTCAATCGGCACTTGTGCGAGCAAACGATGGTGGGGGAAAGCGAGGGCTTTATCACTATGCTGTTTGGTCTGCTGAAGTCGCAAACGAACGAGTTTCAATGGACGTCCGCGGGGCATCCGCTGCCGTTGTTGCATCGGTTGGATGAGAACACCGTTGAGCCGATGGGCACCATGGATGACGGGGGCATGCCTTTGGGAATCATCAGCGAATGTGATTACGAATGGAAGTCGATCGAGGTTCCGCCGCGGAGTCGCATCATTCTTTACACCGACGGACTTGAAGAAGCATTCCCAGCGGAAAAACAGGACACGCATGGCCAGTTTGGTCAGGCGGGGATTATGCGAACGGTGAAGGAGTGTCGGGATAAGCCGTTGGATGAAACGCTGGACGTGCTATTCAACGCCTCCAACGCCTTTACCGAAGGTGCGGGGCGACACGATGACACGTCGGTGCTGCTGATCGAACGCGGTGACGCTTAG
- a CDS encoding type B 50S ribosomal protein L31, whose protein sequence is MKQDIHPDYHPVVFLDTSTGTKFMTRSTIQSKETIEWEDGKEYPLVKVEVSSASHPFYTGQMKHVDSAGRIEKFTKKFNWQGRRRKKKGGEEQASEG, encoded by the coding sequence ATGAAACAAGACATTCATCCCGATTACCACCCCGTGGTGTTTCTCGACACCTCGACCGGGACCAAGTTCATGACCCGTTCGACCATTCAATCCAAAGAAACGATTGAATGGGAAGATGGCAAAGAATACCCGCTCGTCAAAGTGGAAGTGAGTTCCGCATCGCACCCATTCTACACGGGGCAGATGAAGCACGTGGACTCGGCGGGTCGGATCGAGAAATTCACGAAGAAATTCAACTGGCAAGGCCGACGTCGCAAGAAAAAAGGCGGCGAAGAGCAAGCCAGCGAAGGCTAG
- the prfA gene encoding peptide chain release factor 1, with translation MFPSLEAKLRRFEELEEQLQDPEVLANVDKMLAVQREYGGLQKVALSVREYNNREADIEAARMMLDEETDPESKEYAQAELNELLEAHENHQKELEDIAAAGDAMTYGSCIMEIRAGTGGDEAALFAGDLFEMYKRYIETQGWKWEAMDVSGGEVGGYKEIVFSITGDGAYLNLQFESGGHRVQRVPQTETQGRVHTSAATVAVMPEPSEVEVEVRDEDLEIETMRAGGPGGQKVNKTESAVRITHVPTGIQVKCQDEKSQHKNRATAMRILRGRIIEQRQQKIANARAEHRRTLVGSGDRSERIRTYNFPQGRVTDHRINLTLYRLDQILAGDLSELVGGLLEFDRQERLNNPDPENN, from the coding sequence ATGTTTCCCAGCTTGGAAGCCAAACTCCGTCGGTTCGAGGAACTCGAAGAACAACTTCAGGACCCGGAAGTGCTCGCCAACGTCGACAAGATGCTGGCGGTCCAACGGGAGTACGGCGGATTGCAGAAGGTGGCTCTTTCGGTCCGCGAATACAACAATCGCGAAGCCGACATCGAAGCCGCCCGAATGATGTTGGATGAGGAAACCGACCCGGAAAGCAAAGAGTACGCCCAAGCCGAGTTGAACGAGTTGCTGGAGGCGCACGAAAACCACCAGAAGGAACTCGAAGACATCGCGGCAGCCGGTGACGCGATGACGTACGGCAGTTGCATCATGGAGATCCGTGCCGGCACGGGAGGTGACGAGGCGGCTCTGTTCGCCGGTGACTTGTTCGAAATGTACAAACGGTACATTGAGACTCAAGGTTGGAAATGGGAGGCCATGGATGTCAGTGGTGGCGAAGTCGGTGGTTACAAAGAGATCGTGTTCTCGATCACTGGCGATGGAGCCTACTTGAATTTGCAGTTTGAGAGTGGCGGGCATCGTGTGCAGCGTGTTCCGCAAACCGAAACTCAAGGCCGCGTTCACACCTCCGCAGCAACCGTCGCCGTGATGCCGGAGCCTTCGGAAGTGGAAGTCGAAGTGCGTGACGAAGACCTTGAAATCGAAACCATGCGAGCGGGTGGGCCCGGCGGACAGAAAGTCAACAAGACAGAATCGGCCGTGCGAATTACTCACGTCCCGACCGGTATCCAGGTCAAATGTCAGGACGAAAAGAGCCAGCACAAAAACCGAGCCACCGCGATGCGAATTCTGCGAGGCCGTATCATCGAACAACGACAGCAAAAAATCGCCAACGCTCGTGCGGAACATCGCCGCACGCTGGTCGGCAGTGGCGACCGTTCCGAACGCATCCGGACATATAATTTTCCCCAAGGGCGCGTGACCGATCACCGCATCAATCTAACGTTGTATCGACTCGATCAAATCCTCGCTGGTGATTTGAGCGAACTTGTCGGCGGCCTGCTGGAATTTGACCGCCAAGAACGTCTCAATAACCCCGATCCGGAAAATAACTAG
- the prmC gene encoding peptide chain release factor N(5)-glutamine methyltransferase produces MSTPENSAAVSPVAKPDEWTVQRILEWTTNHLTQHGSESPRLDAEILLAHSRGCARIELYTRFAEVLTDEERATMRELVKRRAKAEPVAYLVGHKEFYNLSFQVTADVLIPRPDTETLVMETLSHLGDQAESTILEIGTGSGCIPITLAKRHSSVRITSVDISEAASDVAKSNAETHEVADRIDFQIGDLFSPLESGTQFDLIVSNPPYIKEDDIAELDPDVRLHEPHLALNGGADGLDVIRRLIETAPQWLKPGGWLLFEIGEDEGNACRELFTANGSYTNIQIIKDLNKHDRVAKAQLA; encoded by the coding sequence GTGTCCACGCCCGAAAATTCAGCGGCGGTTTCTCCCGTTGCTAAACCCGATGAATGGACCGTTCAACGAATTCTTGAATGGACCACAAACCACCTCACCCAACATGGCAGCGAATCACCGCGACTGGATGCGGAGATTTTGCTCGCTCACTCGCGAGGATGTGCCCGAATCGAGCTTTACACTCGATTTGCAGAAGTCCTGACCGACGAGGAACGGGCCACAATGCGAGAACTGGTCAAACGCCGAGCCAAGGCGGAACCGGTTGCGTATCTTGTCGGTCACAAGGAATTCTACAATCTCTCGTTTCAGGTGACTGCGGACGTCCTAATTCCACGTCCGGACACTGAAACCCTCGTGATGGAAACGCTATCGCACTTGGGTGATCAGGCGGAATCAACGATTCTGGAAATCGGCACCGGTTCGGGGTGCATTCCGATTACACTCGCGAAACGCCATTCGAGTGTTCGAATCACGTCAGTCGACATCAGCGAAGCGGCATCGGACGTTGCCAAGTCCAACGCTGAAACGCATGAGGTTGCTGACCGGATTGATTTTCAGATCGGCGACTTGTTCTCACCGTTGGAATCAGGTACGCAGTTTGATTTGATTGTCAGTAACCCACCATATATCAAAGAAGACGACATTGCGGAACTTGATCCCGATGTGCGGTTGCACGAACCGCATTTGGCCCTGAACGGCGGGGCGGACGGATTGGACGTTATCCGCCGCTTGATCGAGACGGCCCCGCAATGGCTCAAACCCGGCGGTTGGTTGCTATTCGAGATCGGTGAAGACGAAGGGAATGCGTGTCGAGAATTGTTTACTGCGAATGGTTCTTACACGAATATCCAGATCATCAAGGACCTCAACAAGCACGACCGCGTCGCAAAAGCACAATTGGCATAG
- a CDS encoding sulfatase family protein: protein MKSQPHLQRQFTRLLVVVLSLAGLVAHAQEPSHQRLNILLFTADDLGYEAFPALGGSTTDVTPNLDRFAKSAMSFEHAHVNVAICAPSRSVIATGRYSHNSGCIGFNKMPKPIPTVFGTLRNAGYLTGILGKVDHSTTDPNFRWDFAHDYGELGSGRSPSKYYNYCTQFFEKSRDADKPFYLMVNSHDPHRPFYTQRKMPGEEVPTRIFSETEITVPTYLADLPNVRKEIAMYFSSIRRLDDTFGKVMDALEESGMAKNTLVLFMTDNGSAFPFAKANTYLASTRTPCFVRWPGVTRAGSVDRTHLISEVDFFPTFMEATGVTPPEQLDGRSIVPILQGKNQPNREYVFTQIDYTISGPPKPMRCVQDKRYGYIFNAFSDGKFQYRNNNEGSTFRAMQKAGKTNPAIQERVDMFRYRVPQEFYDLQQDPGCVNNLINSPEHQTLIKDYQDRLRRWMVETNDHCLTAFDVRDNPEKLAEQIRNYRQQIKQPRSNKKKRKAKATN, encoded by the coding sequence ATGAAATCTCAGCCACATCTCCAACGACAATTCACTCGTTTACTAGTTGTCGTTCTGTCGCTTGCAGGCTTAGTCGCTCATGCTCAAGAACCGAGCCATCAACGTCTTAACATTCTGCTATTCACAGCCGACGATCTTGGCTATGAGGCTTTCCCCGCGTTGGGAGGTTCAACGACTGATGTGACGCCGAATTTAGACCGCTTTGCAAAATCGGCGATGAGTTTCGAACACGCGCATGTGAATGTCGCAATCTGTGCACCAAGTCGAAGCGTGATCGCCACGGGGCGATACAGCCACAACAGTGGTTGCATCGGTTTCAACAAAATGCCGAAACCGATACCAACAGTCTTTGGCACGCTCCGGAACGCTGGCTATCTCACGGGCATTCTCGGGAAAGTCGATCACTCGACAACCGACCCGAACTTTCGCTGGGACTTTGCCCATGATTATGGGGAACTAGGAAGCGGTCGTAGTCCTTCGAAATACTACAACTACTGCACTCAGTTCTTTGAGAAGTCTAGGGATGCCGATAAGCCATTCTATCTGATGGTGAATTCACACGATCCTCACCGTCCGTTCTATACTCAACGAAAAATGCCAGGCGAGGAAGTTCCGACCCGCATTTTTTCCGAGACGGAAATCACGGTGCCAACTTACTTGGCCGACCTTCCGAATGTTCGGAAGGAAATCGCGATGTATTTCAGTTCCATCCGACGACTCGACGATACATTTGGCAAAGTCATGGATGCACTCGAAGAGTCCGGGATGGCGAAGAACACTTTGGTGCTTTTTATGACCGACAATGGATCAGCGTTCCCGTTCGCCAAGGCGAATACCTACCTCGCAAGCACGAGAACCCCCTGTTTTGTTCGATGGCCGGGAGTCACTCGTGCGGGATCGGTTGACCGCACTCACTTGATCTCTGAAGTTGACTTTTTCCCAACCTTCATGGAGGCCACTGGGGTGACACCGCCTGAGCAATTAGACGGACGTTCAATCGTGCCGATATTGCAGGGAAAGAATCAGCCGAATCGAGAGTATGTCTTCACGCAAATCGACTATACGATCAGCGGGCCGCCCAAACCTATGCGGTGCGTTCAAGACAAACGGTATGGTTACATCTTCAATGCGTTTAGTGATGGAAAATTTCAATATCGCAACAACAACGAAGGCAGCACATTTCGGGCAATGCAAAAAGCCGGTAAGACGAACCCCGCGATTCAAGAACGCGTTGATATGTTTCGCTATCGTGTCCCTCAGGAGTTCTATGATTTGCAGCAGGATCCTGGCTGTGTGAACAACCTGATTAACAGTCCTGAACACCAGACGCTTATCAAGGATTACCAAGACCGACTGCGTCGTTGGATGGTTGAAACGAACGATCATTGCCTAACGGCATTTGATGTTCGTGACAACCCCGAGAAACTAGCTGAGCAGATCCGAAACTATCGACAGCAAATCAAACAACCACGTAGCAACAAGAAAAAGCGGAAAGCAAAGGCAACGAACTAA
- a CDS encoding DJ-1/PfpI family protein, whose protein sequence is MDKVLIVIGDATETLDTMYPYYRLQEAGFEPVVTAPEQRLYQMVLHEVKPGWTITKEWEGYTLQANIAFKDVQPEEYAGILFSGGRAPEYIRYDEELVRITKHFFAENKPIASVCHGVEIPAYADCVRGRKMATVPKCQFDLEVCGGIFVNEPCVIDGNLVSGRTFHDNGYYVGPWIQLLEQAREQKN, encoded by the coding sequence ATGGACAAAGTTTTGATCGTTATCGGCGACGCTACCGAAACCCTGGACACAATGTACCCATACTACCGATTGCAAGAAGCTGGCTTCGAGCCTGTCGTCACCGCCCCCGAACAGCGGCTGTATCAAATGGTGCTCCATGAAGTGAAGCCGGGGTGGACAATCACCAAAGAGTGGGAAGGGTATACACTCCAGGCCAATATTGCGTTCAAAGATGTTCAACCCGAAGAGTACGCTGGTATTCTTTTCTCCGGCGGACGAGCCCCTGAATATATCCGCTACGACGAGGAGCTCGTTCGGATCACCAAACACTTCTTCGCAGAAAACAAACCGATTGCGAGTGTGTGTCACGGTGTGGAAATTCCTGCCTATGCGGACTGTGTCCGAGGACGCAAAATGGCAACCGTGCCGAAATGCCAGTTCGACTTGGAAGTTTGCGGTGGCATTTTCGTCAACGAACCCTGTGTGATTGATGGCAACCTAGTTAGCGGTCGTACCTTTCATGACAACGGGTATTACGTTGGCCCATGGATTCAGTTGCTCGAACAAGCCCGCGAGCAGAAAAACTAG
- a CDS encoding Gfo/Idh/MocA family protein: protein MSQQVSSFGRREFLSRSAGAIAAGTAAIGCPAILSAKSPNERLNLAFIGVGGRGLANLNTLTSGGADNVVAVCDVNSIALGKASQRFPKARTYVDFRKLYEDADDIDAVVVSVAEHTHAYATMPALKEGKHVYCEKPLTYNVDEARQITEAAAKANVATQMGTQIHGMPNYHRVVELIQSGAIGNVTDVHVWVGRAWGLQSAEDAKKHRDIIHVTERPQESVTPPKNLNWDLWLGPAPYRPFNPVYVPGPRWYRWWDFGNGTMSDLGSHWVDLPFWALQLDAPKTIEAFGPPPHPEIAPASMKAVYEYGARQDLPPCKLTWYQGAMKPEILQELNLTNWNSGVLFVGDRGMLISDYGKHKLLPEKDFEDFEYPEQFTGNSPGHHKEWLIACKTGSKTASPFSYAGPLTEANHLGNVAYRVDQKLHWDAAKMEATGCPEADPFLKREPRQGWSL from the coding sequence ATGTCGCAACAAGTTTCGTCTTTCGGTCGTCGTGAGTTTTTATCCCGATCCGCTGGAGCCATTGCTGCGGGGACGGCAGCAATAGGATGTCCGGCGATTCTGTCCGCGAAGTCACCGAATGAGCGGTTGAATTTGGCGTTTATCGGAGTCGGTGGGCGTGGTCTGGCCAACTTGAACACACTGACTTCCGGCGGTGCGGATAACGTGGTCGCGGTGTGTGATGTGAATTCGATTGCACTGGGCAAAGCGAGTCAGCGTTTTCCGAAAGCCCGCACGTATGTCGATTTTCGCAAACTCTACGAAGATGCGGATGACATCGACGCGGTTGTGGTCAGCGTTGCCGAGCACACGCATGCCTACGCCACGATGCCGGCGTTGAAAGAGGGTAAGCATGTCTACTGTGAGAAACCGCTGACATACAACGTTGACGAAGCTCGGCAAATCACAGAAGCCGCGGCAAAGGCAAACGTCGCCACGCAAATGGGGACGCAAATTCATGGCATGCCGAATTATCACCGCGTGGTGGAGTTGATTCAATCCGGTGCGATCGGCAATGTGACCGATGTGCATGTTTGGGTCGGCCGCGCCTGGGGACTGCAAAGCGCAGAGGATGCGAAGAAGCATCGTGACATCATCCATGTGACCGAACGTCCCCAAGAATCCGTCACGCCGCCGAAGAATTTGAACTGGGATTTATGGCTTGGTCCGGCTCCGTATCGCCCGTTCAATCCGGTCTATGTGCCGGGGCCGCGGTGGTATCGCTGGTGGGATTTTGGCAATGGCACGATGTCGGACCTTGGTAGTCACTGGGTGGACTTACCATTCTGGGCACTTCAGTTAGATGCTCCTAAGACCATCGAGGCGTTTGGTCCGCCGCCACACCCGGAGATCGCACCGGCATCGATGAAAGCCGTCTACGAGTACGGCGCACGTCAGGATTTGCCACCGTGCAAGCTCACTTGGTACCAAGGAGCGATGAAACCGGAGATTCTCCAAGAGTTGAACCTCACGAACTGGAACAGTGGCGTGTTGTTCGTTGGGGATCGCGGAATGCTGATCTCCGATTATGGCAAGCACAAACTGCTTCCTGAGAAAGACTTCGAGGACTTCGAATACCCCGAGCAGTTCACGGGGAATTCGCCGGGGCATCACAAGGAATGGTTGATTGCCTGCAAGACGGGATCAAAAACCGCAAGCCCCTTCAGTTACGCCGGGCCGCTGACGGAAGCGAATCATCTTGGCAACGTGGCGTATCGTGTGGATCAAAAACTCCACTGGGATGCGGCGAAGATGGAAGCCACAGGGTGTCCGGAGGCCGATCCATTCCTCAAACGAGAGCCGCGGCAGGGCTGGTCATTGTAG